A window of the Gemmatirosa kalamazoonensis genome harbors these coding sequences:
- the ettA gene encoding energy-dependent translational throttle protein EttA has translation MAPQFIYVMKGLRKVIPPNRIILDDIWLSFYPGAKIGVLGPNGAGKSSLLRIMAGVDQDFQGEAWPHKGTKIGFLPQEPQLDPTKTVRENVEEALKEQRGKLTRFNEISAAFADPDADFDKLLEEQARVQEYIDTHDLWNLDNKIEIAMDALRLPPGDADVTKLSGGEKRRVALCKVLLEEPDMLLLDEPTNHLDAESVAWLEKHLETFPGTVVAITHDRYFLDNVAKWILELDRGRGVPYEGNYSGWLEQKRQRLAQEEKSASARQRTLERELEWVRMSPRARQSKSKARLQAYEQLASEAQQEKVVQNEIVIPPAPRLGNEVVVVRDLRKGFGDRLLIDDLSFSLPRAGIVGIIGPNGAGKTTFFKMIAGQETPDDGDVKIGETVVMGYVDQNRTLNPTNTVWQEVSGGSDTIMVGKREMNTRAYLSSFNFKGTDQQKKVGDLSGGERNRLHLAKTLMTGSNLLLLDEPTNDLDVDTLRALEEALLDFSGCAVVISHDRWFLDRVATHILAFEGNSEVVWHEGNYQSYIEDLRKRKGPDADQPHRIAYKKLVRA, from the coding sequence GTGGCACCACAGTTCATCTACGTCATGAAGGGCCTGCGCAAGGTGATCCCGCCGAACCGGATCATCCTCGACGACATCTGGCTCTCGTTCTATCCCGGCGCGAAGATCGGCGTCCTCGGGCCTAACGGGGCCGGCAAGTCGTCGCTGCTGCGCATCATGGCCGGCGTCGACCAGGACTTCCAGGGCGAGGCGTGGCCGCACAAGGGGACGAAGATCGGCTTCCTGCCGCAGGAGCCGCAGCTCGACCCGACGAAGACCGTGCGTGAGAACGTCGAGGAGGCGCTGAAGGAGCAGCGCGGGAAGCTCACGCGCTTCAACGAGATCAGCGCCGCGTTCGCCGACCCCGACGCGGACTTCGACAAGCTGCTCGAGGAGCAGGCGCGCGTGCAGGAGTACATCGACACGCACGACCTGTGGAACCTCGACAACAAGATCGAGATCGCGATGGACGCGCTGCGCCTGCCGCCCGGCGACGCCGACGTCACGAAGCTTTCGGGCGGCGAGAAGCGACGCGTCGCGCTGTGCAAGGTGCTGCTCGAGGAGCCGGACATGCTGCTGCTCGACGAGCCGACGAACCATCTCGACGCGGAGTCGGTGGCGTGGCTCGAGAAGCATCTCGAGACGTTCCCCGGCACCGTCGTCGCGATCACGCACGACCGCTACTTCCTCGACAACGTCGCGAAGTGGATCCTCGAGCTCGATCGCGGGCGCGGCGTGCCGTACGAGGGGAACTACAGCGGGTGGCTCGAGCAGAAGCGGCAGCGTCTCGCGCAGGAGGAGAAGTCGGCCTCCGCGCGGCAGCGCACGCTGGAGCGCGAGCTGGAGTGGGTGCGCATGTCGCCGCGCGCGCGGCAGTCGAAGAGCAAGGCGCGCCTGCAGGCGTACGAGCAGCTCGCGAGCGAGGCGCAGCAGGAGAAGGTGGTGCAGAACGAGATCGTCATCCCGCCGGCGCCGCGACTCGGCAACGAGGTCGTCGTCGTGCGCGACCTGCGCAAGGGCTTCGGCGACCGGCTGCTCATCGACGACCTGTCGTTCTCGCTGCCCCGCGCGGGCATCGTCGGGATCATCGGGCCTAACGGCGCCGGCAAGACGACGTTCTTCAAGATGATCGCCGGCCAGGAGACGCCGGACGACGGCGACGTGAAGATCGGCGAGACGGTGGTGATGGGCTACGTCGACCAGAACCGCACGCTGAACCCGACGAACACGGTGTGGCAGGAGGTCTCGGGCGGGTCGGACACGATCATGGTCGGCAAGCGCGAGATGAACACGCGCGCGTACCTCTCGAGCTTCAACTTCAAGGGCACCGACCAGCAGAAGAAGGTCGGCGATCTCTCCGGCGGTGAGCGCAATCGGCTGCACCTCGCGAAGACGCTGATGACGGGGTCGAACCTCCTCCTGCTGGACGAGCCGACGAACGATCTCGACGTCGACACGCTGCGTGCCTTGGAGGAGGCGCTGCTGGACTTCTCGGGGTGCGCCGTCGTGATCTCGCACGATCGGTGGTTCCTGGACCGCGTGGCGACGCACATCCTCGCGTTCGAGGGGAACAGCGAGGTGGTGTGGCACGAGGGGAACTACCAGTCGTACATCGAGGACCTGCGCAAGCGCAAAGGCCCCGACGCCGATCAGCCGCACCGGATCGCGTACAAGAAGCTCGTGCGGGCGTAG
- a CDS encoding PadR family transcriptional regulator, with the protein MTELRKGALDVLILKTVSWGPAHGYAISRWIRETTGGTLIVEEGALYPALHRLEQKGWIESEWRLSETNRRVKSYRITPAGMRQLHAEASSWTRFAAAMAQVLDGTRAPVWAAES; encoded by the coding sequence GTGACCGAGCTCCGGAAGGGGGCGCTCGACGTGCTGATCCTCAAGACCGTCTCGTGGGGACCCGCCCACGGGTACGCGATCTCGCGCTGGATCCGTGAGACCACCGGCGGCACGCTGATCGTCGAGGAGGGGGCGCTCTACCCCGCGCTGCACCGCCTCGAGCAGAAGGGGTGGATCGAGTCCGAGTGGCGGCTCTCGGAGACCAACCGGCGCGTGAAATCGTACCGTATCACGCCGGCGGGCATGCGGCAGCTACATGCCGAGGCGTCGAGTTGGACGCGGTTCGCCGCCGCGATGGCGCAGGTCCTCGACGGCACCCGTGCCCCGGTGTGGGCGGCCGAGTCATGA
- a CDS encoding ABC transporter permease, giving the protein MSRLPMWRRYRRLFGSDVRADVDDELRYHLDMRAQELIDRGTPPESARAEALRAFGDLQAVSAECVTLGEAHDRERDRREWLGELRQDVTYAVRQLLREPAFTAIAVLTLALGIGATTAIFSAVRSVVLRPFPFAHPERVMMVSELWPGNNGSVSDGNFVDWRARQTTFEKLSAEQFAEFTLADRSSADRLSGGKVTKDFFAVFGVGPALGRTFRPEEDEPGNDGVVVLSDALWRTRFGAAAGVVGREVQLNGRPYTVIGVMPSAFDPTTTGEQLWVPQAFTPEREANHDQHHNIVVGRLKPGVPASRAQAELTAIQKELDARYPNANFDGTVGVRPFDEAVIGDYRERLFVTLGAVAFVLLIACGNVANLLLARGASRAKELAVRAALGARRGRIVRQLLTESVVLGLAAAVAGLGLAYAGIEVLVAAAPEGIPRLNETRVDVVVLTFTVAVALASSVVFGLVPSLRASKQDVQSTLREGGRGSGAVKDRVRQALVAAEVALACTLLAGAGLLVRSAIYLQQVKPGFDPAGVVTARVTLPEVQYKDPARALQAFHAVAERLAALPGVKLASLGSTAPLVGGDFTNGIVPEGQPADQEHLVQAASRFVMPGYLATMRIPLVRGRDFTTADVAGAQRVAIVSEALAKRAWPNQDPIGRRFGCCDGAPGDPRWKTVVGVVGDVHADGPAAEVQPEFYIPLDQMPAAAWDWTRRTVTVVARAYGEDRARVAGVAAAIRAAVRSVDPAIPVYRVRPMRELIRGSTAEARFNTLLLGLLATAGLVLAMVGIYGVVGYFVAQRATEMGLRMALGASPADVLRLLTLQGARPILVGVGVGAAMAVVATRLLRTAVVGVRPSDPVSLAAAAAVLCVAGLAATLVPARRATRRDPAQTLMRS; this is encoded by the coding sequence ATGAGCCGCCTGCCGATGTGGCGCCGCTACCGTCGGCTGTTCGGCTCCGACGTCCGCGCCGATGTCGACGACGAGCTCCGCTACCACCTCGACATGCGCGCCCAAGAGCTGATCGACCGCGGCACGCCACCGGAGTCGGCGCGCGCCGAAGCGCTGCGCGCGTTCGGCGACCTCCAGGCGGTCTCCGCCGAGTGCGTGACCCTCGGTGAGGCACACGACCGCGAGCGCGACCGCCGCGAGTGGCTGGGCGAGCTGCGGCAGGACGTGACGTACGCCGTCCGGCAGCTCCTGCGCGAGCCGGCGTTCACGGCGATCGCCGTGCTGACGCTCGCGTTAGGCATCGGCGCCACGACGGCGATCTTCAGCGCGGTGCGCAGCGTCGTGCTGCGGCCGTTCCCGTTCGCGCACCCGGAGCGCGTGATGATGGTCTCCGAGCTGTGGCCCGGGAACAACGGCTCCGTGTCCGACGGCAACTTCGTCGACTGGCGCGCGCGGCAGACGACGTTCGAGAAGCTCTCGGCCGAGCAGTTCGCCGAATTCACGCTCGCCGACCGGAGCTCCGCCGACCGTCTCTCGGGCGGCAAGGTGACGAAGGACTTCTTCGCCGTGTTCGGCGTCGGGCCGGCGTTAGGCCGCACGTTCCGCCCGGAGGAGGACGAACCCGGGAACGACGGCGTCGTCGTACTCTCCGACGCGTTGTGGCGTACCCGGTTCGGCGCGGCAGCTGGCGTCGTCGGCCGCGAGGTGCAGCTCAACGGGCGACCGTACACCGTGATCGGCGTCATGCCCTCGGCGTTCGACCCGACCACCACGGGCGAGCAGCTGTGGGTGCCGCAGGCGTTCACCCCGGAGCGCGAGGCGAATCACGACCAGCACCACAACATCGTCGTCGGACGGCTGAAGCCAGGCGTGCCGGCGTCCCGCGCGCAGGCGGAGCTCACGGCGATCCAGAAGGAGCTCGACGCCCGCTACCCGAACGCGAACTTCGACGGCACGGTCGGCGTACGCCCGTTCGACGAGGCCGTCATCGGCGACTACCGCGAGCGGCTGTTCGTGACGCTGGGCGCCGTCGCGTTCGTGCTGCTCATCGCGTGCGGGAACGTCGCGAACCTGCTCCTCGCGCGCGGCGCGTCACGTGCCAAGGAGCTGGCCGTGCGCGCCGCGTTGGGCGCGCGGCGCGGGCGCATCGTCCGGCAGCTGCTCACGGAGAGCGTCGTGCTCGGCCTCGCCGCCGCGGTCGCGGGGCTCGGGCTGGCGTACGCGGGGATCGAGGTGCTCGTCGCCGCGGCGCCGGAAGGCATCCCGCGACTCAACGAGACGCGCGTCGACGTGGTGGTGCTCACGTTCACCGTCGCCGTCGCCCTCGCGAGCAGCGTGGTGTTCGGGCTCGTGCCGTCGCTGCGCGCATCGAAGCAGGACGTGCAGTCGACGCTGCGCGAGGGCGGACGCGGGTCGGGCGCCGTGAAGGACCGCGTCAGGCAGGCGCTCGTGGCGGCCGAGGTGGCGCTCGCGTGCACGCTGCTCGCCGGCGCGGGGCTGCTCGTGCGCAGCGCCATCTACCTGCAGCAGGTGAAGCCCGGCTTCGACCCGGCCGGCGTGGTCACGGCGCGTGTGACGCTGCCGGAGGTGCAGTACAAGGATCCGGCGCGCGCGCTGCAGGCGTTCCACGCCGTCGCCGAGCGGCTCGCCGCGCTCCCGGGTGTGAAGCTGGCGTCGCTCGGCTCCACCGCGCCGCTCGTCGGCGGGGACTTCACCAACGGCATCGTGCCGGAGGGGCAGCCGGCGGATCAGGAGCACCTCGTGCAAGCCGCCTCGCGCTTCGTGATGCCGGGCTACCTCGCGACGATGCGCATTCCGCTCGTGCGCGGCCGCGACTTCACCACGGCCGACGTCGCGGGCGCGCAGCGCGTGGCGATCGTGAGCGAGGCGCTCGCGAAGCGCGCCTGGCCGAACCAGGACCCGATCGGCAGGCGATTCGGATGCTGCGACGGCGCCCCGGGCGATCCGCGCTGGAAGACGGTGGTCGGCGTCGTCGGCGACGTGCACGCGGACGGGCCGGCCGCGGAGGTGCAGCCGGAGTTCTACATCCCGCTCGACCAGATGCCCGCGGCGGCGTGGGACTGGACGCGGCGGACGGTGACCGTCGTGGCGCGCGCATACGGCGAGGACAGGGCGCGCGTGGCGGGCGTTGCGGCGGCGATCCGCGCCGCGGTGCGTAGCGTGGACCCCGCGATCCCGGTCTACCGCGTTCGCCCGATGCGCGAGTTGATTCGCGGCTCGACGGCGGAGGCGCGGTTCAACACGCTGCTGTTGGGCCTCCTCGCTACCGCGGGGCTCGTGCTCGCGATGGTCGGGATCTACGGGGTGGTGGGCTACTTCGTCGCGCAGCGTGCGACGGAGATGGGCCTGCGCATGGCGTTAGGCGCGTCGCCGGCGGACGTGCTGCGGCTGCTGACGCTGCAGGGCGCGCGGCCGATCCTGGTGGGCGTCGGCGTCGGCGCGGCGATGGCGGTCGTCGCGACGCGGTTGCTGCGCACCGCGGTCGTCGGCGTGCGACCGAGCGACCCCGTGTCGCTCGCCGCCGCAGCAGCGGTGCTGTGCGTGGCCGGGCTCGCGGCGACGCTCGTGCCGGCGCGGCGGGCGACGCGGAGAGATCCGGCGCAGACACTCATGAGAAGCTGA